The Apibacter raozihei genome contains a region encoding:
- a CDS encoding isoprenyl transferase, protein MSKEIVIDKEKLPQHVAIIMDGNGRWAKKKGMMRTFGHQNAIKAVRDAIEFCNENDIPYLTLYTFSTENWKRPPLEISLLMNLLIGTIKKETNKLREKGVRVKVIGNIEKLPKEARKELEKLIEDTKENTSGTLVLALSYGSKEEIVDAVKNITSKVINNELSLEEINEQLLQNHLYTKDIPDVDLLIRTSGEQRISNFLLWQIAYAELYFTEVLWPDFNKEEFLKAIKFYQSRERRFGKISEQLNVK, encoded by the coding sequence ATGTCTAAAGAGATTGTAATAGATAAGGAAAAACTGCCTCAGCATGTAGCTATTATTATGGATGGTAATGGTCGGTGGGCAAAGAAAAAAGGGATGATGAGAACTTTTGGTCATCAGAACGCTATCAAGGCGGTTAGAGATGCCATTGAGTTTTGTAATGAAAATGATATTCCTTATCTCACACTATATACATTTTCCACCGAAAACTGGAAAAGACCTCCATTAGAAATCTCCCTACTAATGAATCTTCTTATTGGTACAATAAAAAAGGAAACCAATAAACTCAGAGAAAAAGGAGTAAGGGTTAAGGTTATAGGGAATATAGAAAAACTACCCAAAGAAGCCAGAAAAGAGCTGGAAAAGCTTATAGAAGATACAAAGGAAAATACTTCAGGTACTTTAGTATTGGCTTTAAGCTATGGTTCTAAAGAAGAAATTGTTGACGCTGTTAAAAATATCACTTCAAAAGTGATTAACAATGAGTTGTCTCTCGAAGAAATTAATGAGCAATTACTTCAGAATCATTTGTATACGAAAGATATTCCTGATGTAGATCTTTTAATCAGAACCAGCGGAGAACAAAGAATCAGTAATTTTTTATTGTGGCAGATAGCGTATGCCGAGCTATATTTTACTGAGGTATTATGGCCTGATTTTAATAAAGAAGAATTTTTAAAAGCAATAAAATTTTATCAATCTAGAGAACGAAGGTTTGGAAAGATAAGTGAACAATTAAATGTCAAGTAA
- the porG gene encoding type IX secretion system protein PorG, producing MRKYFLLATFIITSCLMLLFAQKHEIGISIGKANIIGDIGKSNYIELFPMDMERLPISIGALYRLNLNNRQSLRFNLIYNRVFFDDYEASEDYRYTRGLAGDNTIIEASAVFEYYFFDINDIKRSGSSPYIFGGIAAYASNDLDFKINHDTYYNADGSPRTPVSPTDFQTIVDTKKSNRFDFSIPFGVGYKFKFNYNWLVSFEVGARYTLQDNLDYSAIETNKFEINTSPLLNEPAYESEIGKRNAEIIGRHQTGNTFKSNDWYLIWGFNITYTFGRPPCYCY from the coding sequence ATGAGAAAATATTTCTTATTAGCAACCTTTATAATAACCAGTTGCCTTATGCTTTTGTTTGCTCAAAAGCATGAGATAGGAATTTCTATAGGTAAGGCTAATATAATAGGCGATATAGGTAAATCTAATTATATAGAATTATTTCCCATGGATATGGAACGTTTACCTATTTCTATAGGTGCGCTTTATCGTTTAAATTTAAATAACAGGCAAAGTCTCCGCTTTAATCTTATATACAATCGTGTGTTTTTCGACGACTATGAAGCTAGTGAAGATTACAGGTATACTCGTGGTTTAGCCGGTGATAATACAATAATTGAAGCTTCTGCTGTATTTGAATATTATTTCTTCGATATAAATGATATAAAACGTTCCGGATCTTCTCCTTATATTTTTGGAGGAATAGCTGCGTACGCTTCCAACGATTTGGATTTTAAAATAAATCATGATACCTATTATAACGCAGACGGTTCTCCGAGAACTCCTGTTTCTCCAACGGATTTTCAAACTATTGTAGATACGAAAAAAAGTAATCGCTTTGATTTTAGTATTCCTTTTGGAGTAGGGTATAAATTTAAGTTTAATTATAACTGGTTAGTTTCGTTTGAAGTAGGAGCTAGATATACCTTGCAGGACAATCTGGATTACAGTGCAATTGAAACTAATAAATTTGAAATTAACACAAGTCCTTTGCTCAATGAGCCTGCTTATGAGAGCGAAATTGGAAAAAGGAATGCCGAAATTATAGGAAGGCATCAAACCGGAAATACATTTAAAAGTAATGACTGGTATCTGATTTGGGGATTTAATATTACATATACTTTCGGAAGACCACCTTGTTATTGTTATTAA